A stretch of Vigna angularis cultivar LongXiaoDou No.4 chromosome 4, ASM1680809v1, whole genome shotgun sequence DNA encodes these proteins:
- the LOC108330182 gene encoding protein ASPARTIC PROTEASE IN GUARD CELL 1 — translation MDNIFRLWFALLTIIRVSESASILSIPLYHRAMVKRETVMEHEEPNAEATADIFPADDAYAMFLGVGTPVQIVFLMIDTGSPITWFQCGPCTHCYPMRRPLFNSPASTSFRQLGCYDDTCLIPMMRGIFGNCKGLSCRYNVEYDMKSQSRSFGVMVTDTLNFEHSNVEVKDFVMGCGNSFEGPFRTQFSGVLGLGRGPLSMQSQLHSKAFSFFLVSLGSEKPSSLEFYETLPKQHGNTNKSIMVPLRENSRYPFYYFVQFVGIGINGFMLDIPSRVWGYGLNYDGGVIIDTGKVLTYLPSEAYNIFRSEILRTDGNFTKKKGYKELEFCYIESPTNVYPTVEFYFENGNIAGENFVSFKLNNRQLLITPHEGIVCLSFAEAKNSALTVIGTNHLQGTLLTYNLVDDIIIFTCNKC, via the coding sequence ATGGATAATATATTCAGACTTTGGTTTGCATTATTAACGATTATTCGTGTATCTGAGTCAGCCTCAATACTTAGTATACCACTGTACCATAGAGCAATGGTGAAACGTGAGACAGTGATGGAGCATGAGGAGCCTAATGCAGAAGCCACAGCAGATATATTCCCTGCAGATGATGCGTATGCCATGTTCTTGGGGGTGGGAACACCAGTGCAAATTGTCTTCCTTATGATTGACACAGGGAGCCCCATCACGTGGTTCCAGTGCGGCCCCTGCACCCACTGCTACCCCATGCGCCGCCCTCTCTTCAACTCACCTGCATCAACCTCCTTCAGACAACTTGGCTGCTACGACGACACGTGTCTCATTCCAATGATGAGGGGTATTTTTGGAAACTGCAAAGGATTGAGTTGTAGATACAATGTAGAATATGACATGAAATCTCAATCTCGTTCCTTTGGTGTCATGGTTACTGACACCCTTAACTTTGAGCACTCCAATGTTGAAGTCAAGGACTTCGTAATGGGGTGTGGGAACTCTTTTGAGGGTCCCTTTAGGACTCAGTTTTCGGGAGTTTTAGGTCTCGGACGAGGTCCACTTTCAATGCAAAGTCAGCTTCATTCGAAggccttttcctttttcttagtGAGTCTTGGATCGGAGAAACCTTCCTCTCTTGAGTTTTATGAGACATTACCCAAACAACATGGTAACACTAACAAATCCATTATGGTTCCCTTGAGAGAGAACAGTAGATACCCTTTCTATTACTTTGTGCAGTTTGTGGGAATAGGCATTAACGGGTTCATGTTGGATATTCCATCTAGAGTTTGGGGTTATGGCTTGAACTACGATGGTGGGGTTATTATAGACACGGGAAAAGTGCTAACCTATTTGCCTAGTGAAGCGTACAATATATTCAGGTCAGAGATACTGAGAACAGATGGTAACTTTACAAAGAAGAAAGGGTACAAGGAGTTAGAGTTTTGTTACATAGAAAGTCCTACCAATGTGTATCCAACAGTTGAattttactttgaaaatggtAACATTGCGGGTGAAAATTTCGTGTCCTTCAAATTGAACAACCGTCAATTACTCATCACACCACATGAGGGAATAGTTTGTCTATCGTTTGCAGAAGCAAAAAATTCTGCACTTACTGTTATTGGCACCAACCATCTCCAAGGAACTCTGTTAACGTATAATTTGGTTGATGATATTATTATCTTCACATGTAATAAATGTTAG
- the LOC108330918 gene encoding uncharacterized protein LOC108330918 isoform X1 has protein sequence MDMKKIVVVVEDVDAARTALQWALTNIIRYGDIITLLHVYHSTRSKSRSKARVLRLNGFKLALSFQDMCNNYPNTKVEIIVTEGDLEGTKIAATVREVGASMLVVGLHDCSFLYKLTMAHSHNSIASIFNCRVLAIKQPCVSPLRPMISAVSVLDSSTNLDVSLIDLSRLQVPGTPPPKIPYRICPNPSAIIWRSRKSRRW, from the exons ATGGATATGAAGAAAATTGTGGTTGTTGTAGAAGATGTGGATGCAGCAAGAACTGCTCTGCAATGGGCTCTCACAAACATCATTCGCTATGGTGACATAATCACTCTTCTCCATGTCTACCACTCCACAAGATCAAAAAGCAGAAGCAAAGCTCGTGTTCTTCGCCTCAATGGCTTCAAATTGGCACTTTCCTTTCAAGACATGTGCAACAACTACCCCAAC ACAAAGGTTGAAATTATTGTCACGGAAGGGGACCTCGAAGGAACCAAGATCGCCGCCACGGTGAGAGAGGTTGGAGCTTCCATGCTTGTGGTTGGACTCCATGATTGTAGTTTTCTATACAA ATTGACAATGGCCCATTCCCACAATAGCATAGCCAGCATTTTCAACTGCAGAGTACTTGCCATCAAGCAGCCTTGTGTGTCCCCATTGAGGCCCATGATTTCTGCAGTATCAGTGCTGGACAGTTCAACCAACTTGGATGTTTCACTAATTGATCTTTCTAGATTACA AGTCCCTGGTACCCCTCCACCAAAAATTCCATACAGAATCTGTCCTAACCCATCAGCAATTATTTGGAGATCAAGGAAGTCTAGAAGATGGTGA
- the LOC108330918 gene encoding uncharacterized protein LOC108330918 isoform X2, producing MSTTPQDQKAEAKLVFFASMASNWHFPFKTCATTTPTIVLQTKVEIIVTEGDLEGTKIAATVREVGASMLVVGLHDCSFLYKLTMAHSHNSIASIFNCRVLAIKQPCVSPLRPMISAVSVLDSSTNLDVSLIDLSRLQVPGTPPPKIPYRICPNPSAIIWRSRKSRRW from the exons ATGTCTACCACTCCACAAGATCAAAAAGCAGAAGCAAAGCTCGTGTTCTTCGCCTCAATGGCTTCAAATTGGCACTTTCCTTTCAAGACATGTGCAACAACTACCCCAAC GATTGTGTTACAGACAAAGGTTGAAATTATTGTCACGGAAGGGGACCTCGAAGGAACCAAGATCGCCGCCACGGTGAGAGAGGTTGGAGCTTCCATGCTTGTGGTTGGACTCCATGATTGTAGTTTTCTATACAA ATTGACAATGGCCCATTCCCACAATAGCATAGCCAGCATTTTCAACTGCAGAGTACTTGCCATCAAGCAGCCTTGTGTGTCCCCATTGAGGCCCATGATTTCTGCAGTATCAGTGCTGGACAGTTCAACCAACTTGGATGTTTCACTAATTGATCTTTCTAGATTACA AGTCCCTGGTACCCCTCCACCAAAAATTCCATACAGAATCTGTCCTAACCCATCAGCAATTATTTGGAGATCAAGGAAGTCTAGAAGATGGTGA